A region of Lycium barbarum isolate Lr01 chromosome 3, ASM1917538v2, whole genome shotgun sequence DNA encodes the following proteins:
- the LOC132633575 gene encoding mitogen-activated protein kinase kinase 5 codes for MRPLQPPPPSATSSTTPSPMPPPRRPRRRTDLTLPLPQRDPALAVPLPLPPTSASSTSSSPLPTPLHFSELERINRIGSGTGGTVYKVLHRPTGRLYALKVIYGNHEDSVRLQMCREIEILRDVDHPNVVRCHDMFDHNGEIQVLLEFMDKGSLEGIPVPDEPALSDLTRQVLSGLYYLHRRKIVHRDIKPSNLLINSRREVKIADFGVSRVLAQTMDPCNSSVGTIAYMSPERINTDLNHGQYDGYAGDIWSLGVSILEFYLGRFPFSVGRQGDWASLMCAICMSQPPQAPVTASREFREFIACCLQRDPARRWTAVQLLCHPFITRNSPGTTNNSSMLPPPPPHFSSS; via the coding sequence ATGCGACCTCTTCAACCACCCCCACCCTCCGCCACCTCGTCCACCACGCCCTCCCCCATGCCCCCACCCCGGCGCCCTCGCCGTCGTACCGATTTAACCCTACCCCTCCCCCAACGTGACCCCGCCCTGGCCGTACCCCTCCCCTTACCCCCCACGTCAGCTTCGTCCACGTCATCATCCCCACTACCCACCCCTTTACATTTCTCGGAACTCGAACGTATCAACCGTATCGGTAGTGGCACTGGTGGTACCGTGTACAAAGTCCTACATCGCCCTACCGGTAGACTCTACGCTCTCAAAGTCATTTACGGTAACCACGAGGACTCTGTTCGTCTTCAGATGTGTCGTGAAATTGAGATTCTCCGTGACGTTGACCACCCTAACGTTGTTCGTTGTCACGATATGTTTGATCATAACGGGGAAATCCAGGTTTTGCTAGAGTTCATGGATAAAGGTTCCTTAGAAGGGATCCCTGTCCCTGATGAACCAGCTCTATCGGATCTAACCCGACAGGTTCTATCCGGGTTGTATTATCTTCATCGTCGGAAGATTGTGCATAGAGATATCAAACCTTCTAATTTGCTTATAAACTCGAGACGTGAGGTTAAGATCGCTGATTTCGGGGTTTCCAGGGTGTTAGCTCAAACTATGGATCCTTGTAATTCATCTGTTGGTACTATTGCTTATATGAGTCCTGAGAGAATTAACACGGATCTGAATCATGGACAGTATGATGGATATGCTGGCGATATATGGAGTTTGGGTGTGAGCATATTGGAGTTTTATTTAGGAAGGTTTCCCTTTTCGGTTGGCAGACAAGGTGATTGGGCTAGTCTTATGTGTGCTATTTGTATGTCCCAGCCACCTCAGGCACCGGTAACTGCTTCCAGGGAGTTTAGGGAGTTCATCGCGTGTTGTTTGCAGAGAGATCCCGCGAGAAGGTGGACCGCTGTGCAGCTGTTGTGCCACCCTTTTATTACACGGAATAGCCCGGGGACTACCAATAATAGCAGCATGTTACCACCACCGCCACCTCATTTTTCGTCTTCTTGA
- the LOC132633576 gene encoding DNA-dependent metalloprotease WSS1-like — MDLNDLNKVWEVKSLKKVRDDEAREILEKVAKQVQPIMRKRKWKVKALSEFCPANPSLLGLNIGGGAEVKIRLRRPNNEWDFFPYAQILDTMLHELCHNEYGPHNADFYNLLDEIRKECEELMAKGITGTGQGFDLPGKRLGGFSRQPPLSSLRQKALAAAENRERIGVLLPSGPKRLGGDSVIKAALSPIQAAAMAAERRLHDDLWCGSKMLESEGPSESSKASVIPKSHPTSVVGTNPKKMWECCACTLLNPPLALLCGACGTTKDRGNEAKAAKVWSCKFCTLHNSHEVERCLACGEWRYSYGPPVSTTDPRIST, encoded by the exons ATGGATCTTAATGATCTGAACAAGGTCTGGGAAGTCAAATCTTTGAAGAAAGTACGTGATGATGAGGCAAGGGAAATTCTTGAAAAAGTAGCAAAGCAGGTGCAACCTATAATGCGCAAAAGGAAGTGGAAAGTTAAGGCGCTCTCTGAATTTTG TCCTGCCAATCCATCTCTTTTGGGACTCAATATAGGGGGAGGTGCTGAGGTTAAGATTAGATTGCGCCGACCAAACAATGAGTGGGACTTCTTCCCTTATGCACAAATTCTCGACACCATGCTTCATGAACTCTGCCACAATGAATATGGCCCGCATAATGCTGATTTTTATAACCTATTGGATGAAATCAGGAAG GAATGCGAGGAGCTTATGGCTAAAGGAATTACAGGTACTGGACAAGGATTTGATCTTCCCGGAAAGCGATTGGGTGGGTTTTCTCGTCAACCTCCATTGTCATCATTGCGTCAGAAAGCACTGGCTGCTGCAGAAAACAGAGAACGAATTGGAGTACTTTTGCCATCAGGGCCTAAGCGTCTGGGAGGTGATAGTGTCATCAAGGCTGCACTCAGCCCAATTCAGGCTGCCGCTATGGCTGCAGAAAGGAGATTACACGATGATCTATGGTGTGGCTCCAAAATGTTAGAGAGTGAGGGGCCTTCTGAAAGCTCTAAAGCTTCAGTGATACCGAAGTCTCATCCTACTTCAGTTGTAGGAACCAATCCTAAGAAAATGTGGGAATGTTGTGCGTGCACTTTATTGAATCCG CCTCTAGCCCTTCTTTGTGGAGCTTGTGGAACCACAAAGGACAGAGGAAATGAAGCAAAGGCAGCAAAGGTCTGGTCCTGTAAGTTTTGCACATTGCATAATAGCCATGAGGTTGAACGGTGCTTAGCTTGCGGAGAGTGGAGATACTCTTATGGTCCACCTGTTTCAACCACGGATCCTCGTATTAGCACCTAA